A window of Leptotrichia trevisanii DSM 22070 contains these coding sequences:
- a CDS encoding lysophospholipid acyltransferase family protein gives MKTTIDFIIFSIFYIFIKIFNFLSPKIRLKISEFIGVLLFYLIPKGRKLSYRNLNLILNEQNSFNYSKKKIKEIAIKSYKNTAKSFLLPFWIYEYFENFSPKIYSSELLEKLKSENERIILVTSHFGFFHASLFPTRNDTMFIPIRIISNKFIESYMDKIRFKNNMTYFPEQNYKSFLKNKNSKGVFVLLSDVQKPEGDKITFFNLPTTNSGFPAYFSKKENIPIVIVHNEVDENNICHIFIDKVIQPENYENRHEIMKSILAEYEKIILKLPEQWFWFQDRWRDGI, from the coding sequence ATGAAAACAACCATAGATTTTATAATATTCTCAATTTTTTATATTTTTATAAAAATCTTTAATTTTCTTTCACCCAAAATTCGTCTAAAAATATCTGAATTTATTGGTGTTTTGCTTTTTTATCTCATTCCAAAAGGAAGAAAATTGTCGTATCGTAACTTAAATTTGATTTTAAATGAACAAAATAGTTTTAATTATTCAAAGAAAAAAATCAAGGAAATTGCAATAAAATCTTATAAAAATACAGCAAAGTCGTTTTTACTGCCTTTTTGGATATATGAATATTTTGAAAATTTTTCGCCAAAAATATATAGTTCTGAATTACTGGAAAAATTAAAGAGTGAAAATGAACGGATTATTCTTGTTACTTCACATTTCGGATTTTTTCACGCCAGCCTGTTTCCGACGAGAAACGATACAATGTTTATTCCTATTAGAATTATCTCAAACAAATTTATTGAATCTTATATGGATAAAATCCGTTTTAAGAATAACATGACTTATTTTCCAGAACAAAATTACAAATCTTTTTTGAAAAATAAAAATTCAAAGGGCGTTTTTGTGCTTTTAAGTGATGTACAGAAACCAGAAGGTGATAAAATTACTTTTTTTAATTTACCTACCACTAATTCAGGTTTTCCTGCATATTTTTCCAAAAAGGAAAATATACCTATTGTCATTGTCCATAATGAAGTTGATGAAAATAATATTTGCCACATTTTTATAGATAAAGTTATTCAGCCTGAAAATTATGAAAATAGACACGAAATTATGAAATCCATTTTAGCCGAATATGAAAAAATTATCTTAAAACTGCCAGAGCAATGGTTCTGGTTTCAGGACAGATGGCGGGATGGAATCTAA
- a CDS encoding B12-binding domain-containing radical SAM protein, with amino-acid sequence MRIMLVLAKDNIYKYNSIHKRKYYPQITLITLESLIDRKYNADVVIVDEGVEKWDATSKKYENEKFDLICISSVISGSKRAKEIAKFWKSKGAHTLIGGHYATALKEEALQYFDTVITGAAEISFPMFLEDFTNGTPKREYFNLVGNDYEPKPLNRKLLKNKKYFKNYGTIVANNGCPNKCSYCSITKMYSGKNQIKSIEYVINEIKTNKPKKWIFLDPNFLGNRNYAIQLMEELKKLKIKWTASATINIGNDKKILQLMKESGCIGLVIGLESFVQENLDGVNKKFNNVAEYKKLVKTIQSYGISVLSTLMIGMETDTVESIRQIPDIIEEIGVDVPRYNIITPYPGTPFFNQLKEEGRLLTEDWYYYDTETVVFKPKNMSYDTLQKEFYKLWLDTFTFKRILRRVKTSRNKGLKFILEVFSRQHARKFRKYGKIKFEK; translated from the coding sequence ATGAGAATAATGCTTGTTTTAGCAAAGGATAACATTTACAAATACAACTCGATTCACAAAAGAAAATATTATCCGCAAATTACGTTAATAACGCTGGAATCACTAATTGACAGAAAGTATAATGCTGATGTTGTTATTGTGGATGAAGGTGTGGAAAAATGGGATGCTACTTCTAAAAAATATGAAAACGAAAAATTTGACTTAATTTGTATTTCTTCGGTAATTTCAGGATCGAAAAGGGCAAAAGAGATTGCCAAGTTTTGGAAAAGTAAAGGAGCGCATACATTAATTGGCGGACATTATGCGACAGCTTTGAAAGAAGAGGCATTACAATATTTTGATACAGTAATTACGGGAGCTGCTGAAATTTCATTTCCGATGTTTCTTGAAGATTTTACAAATGGAACTCCAAAAAGAGAATATTTTAATCTTGTTGGAAATGATTATGAACCGAAGCCATTAAACCGAAAACTTTTGAAAAATAAAAAATATTTTAAAAATTATGGCACAATCGTCGCAAACAACGGCTGCCCTAATAAATGCTCCTACTGTTCCATCACAAAGATGTATTCTGGAAAAAATCAGATAAAAAGCATAGAGTACGTGATAAATGAAATAAAAACGAATAAGCCTAAAAAATGGATATTCCTTGATCCAAACTTTTTAGGCAACAGAAATTACGCCATTCAGCTAATGGAAGAATTGAAGAAATTAAAAATAAAATGGACTGCTTCTGCAACAATAAATATTGGTAATGATAAAAAAATTTTGCAGTTAATGAAAGAATCTGGCTGTATAGGCTTGGTTATCGGCTTGGAAAGTTTTGTTCAGGAAAATCTTGACGGAGTAAATAAAAAATTTAACAATGTCGCAGAATACAAAAAACTCGTAAAAACGATTCAATCTTATGGAATATCAGTCCTTTCCACACTTATGATAGGAATGGAAACTGACACAGTGGAGTCAATTCGCCAAATTCCTGATATTATTGAGGAAATTGGGGTAGATGTGCCAAGATATAACATAATTACTCCGTATCCAGGAACACCTTTTTTTAATCAGTTAAAAGAAGAAGGCAGATTACTTACAGAGGACTGGTATTACTACGACACTGAAACAGTCGTATTCAAGCCTAAAAATATGAGTTACGACACATTGCAGAAGGAATTTTATAAATTGTGGCTTGATACTTTCACTTTCAAGCGAATTTTAAGAAGAGTGAAAACTTCTAGGAATAAGGGGCTGAAATTCATTTTGGAAGTATTTTCTAGGCAGCATGCACGGAAATTCAGGAAGTATGGGAAGATTAAATTTGAGAAGTAA
- a CDS encoding tetratricopeptide repeat protein: protein MKKEKIIKLFITLLTSVVIVFSILFYQNSIHENELEKFSYKKYLHEFGFSKTENPTEEEIQNSDKYLKLLDKATYEKNKENYIEAENIYMEAVKYNILGYQEIGRMYLEDIENTGKAIEYFEKAYDKGDINAAFWLGQSYEKINDENMKRKWYEKGALNGDTDSEIYFGRLLYLENKKDEAEKWFRKALINSKNAIAIYNLMIINYEKRNIKEVKKLQKQLHEKGVEEMDDNMLGKVKYMTGNKKQQHIFVYLNNADNFIEKKQYLEAEKEYIKAIKYDKKINYYLAELYRIYLKDVEKSAELHEEATKVGEKRAFALLGDIYLNRGETKEATKWYREGAKKGESNSQYRIGRILQLSGEIKEAFKYYNKSAKQKNIYGIIRVIEYYYVNKNYKEEKKWIYKVFNENNILELNKKRKFILLNRLKEIEENN from the coding sequence ATGAAAAAAGAAAAAATAATAAAACTGTTTATAACATTATTAACAAGTGTTGTAATTGTTTTTTCTATATTATTTTATCAAAATTCTATTCATGAAAATGAACTTGAGAAATTCAGCTATAAAAAATATTTACATGAATTTGGATTTAGTAAAACTGAAAATCCAACTGAAGAAGAAATACAAAACAGTGATAAATACTTGAAACTTTTAGATAAAGCTACTTATGAAAAGAATAAGGAAAATTACATAGAAGCAGAAAATATTTACATGGAAGCTGTAAAATATAATATTCTAGGCTATCAGGAAATAGGCAGAATGTATTTAGAAGACATTGAAAATACTGGAAAAGCGATAGAATATTTTGAAAAGGCTTATGATAAAGGGGATATAAATGCAGCATTTTGGTTAGGACAAAGTTATGAAAAAATAAATGATGAAAATATGAAAAGGAAATGGTATGAAAAAGGTGCTTTAAATGGCGATACTGATTCTGAAATTTATTTTGGAAGATTATTGTATTTGGAAAATAAAAAAGATGAAGCTGAAAAATGGTTCAGAAAAGCACTGATAAATTCAAAAAATGCTATCGCAATTTATAACCTTATGATAATAAATTATGAAAAAAGAAATATAAAGGAAGTTAAAAAATTGCAAAAGCAATTACACGAAAAAGGTGTAGAAGAAATGGATGACAATATGTTGGGAAAAGTAAAATATATGACGGGGAATAAAAAACAGCAACATATTTTCGTGTATCTTAATAATGCTGATAATTTTATTGAGAAAAAACAGTATCTAGAAGCTGAAAAAGAGTATATAAAAGCAATAAAATATGATAAAAAAATAAATTATTATTTAGCAGAATTATACAGGATTTACTTAAAAGATGTAGAAAAATCAGCAGAATTACATGAGGAAGCTACAAAAGTAGGCGAAAAAAGAGCATTTGCATTATTAGGGGATATATATTTAAATCGGGGAGAAACAAAAGAAGCAACAAAATGGTATAGAGAAGGAGCAAAAAAGGGAGAGTCAAATTCCCAATATAGAATAGGGAGAATTTTACAGCTTTCAGGAGAAATCAAAGAGGCATTTAAATATTACAATAAGTCGGCAAAACAGAAAAATATTTATGGTATAATCAGAGTTATAGAGTATTATTATGTAAATAAAAATTATAAGGAAGAAAAAAAATGGATTTATAAAGTTTTTAATGAAAATAACATTTTAGAATTAAATAAAAAAAGAAAGTTTATATTACTAAATAGACTCAAGGAGATAGAAGAAAATAATTGA
- a CDS encoding MBL fold metallo-hydrolase — translation MIEKIKIGLNNLYLFKNKNDEYLLLDTGINVKKEKILKKLIQKIGDIKKIKVIVLSHSHSDHVGNLKILIDEIGDVRVIAHRNSENILETGKSVIPNGFYPFTEKISKKLKSKKNFSKNIFSKLEKTDMKKVIFINFLQQERILLSEYGFGNMEIIETKGHSNDSISLAVFDEKNNKKYLFCGDMVQNLCFKFPLIPLFGENKEELIENWKKIILNGYDKIFPATGKEITARDLIRRLGKDEKNRI, via the coding sequence ATGATAGAAAAAATAAAAATCGGTCTAAATAATTTGTATTTATTTAAAAATAAAAATGATGAATATTTATTGCTAGATACAGGGATAAATGTGAAAAAGGAAAAAATTTTGAAAAAACTGATTCAGAAAATTGGAGATATAAAAAAGATAAAAGTGATAGTTCTAAGCCATTCCCATTCTGATCATGTAGGAAATCTGAAAATACTCATTGATGAAATTGGAGATGTTAGAGTTATTGCACATAGAAATTCTGAAAATATATTAGAAACAGGAAAAAGTGTTATTCCAAATGGATTTTATCCGTTTACAGAAAAGATTTCTAAAAAATTGAAAAGTAAAAAGAATTTTAGTAAAAATATCTTTTCAAAATTGGAGAAAACTGATATGAAAAAAGTGATTTTTATTAATTTTTTACAACAGGAAAGGATTTTGCTTTCAGAATATGGTTTTGGGAATATGGAAATTATTGAAACAAAAGGACATTCAAATGATTCGATTTCTCTTGCAGTTTTTGATGAAAAAAATAATAAGAAATATTTGTTTTGTGGGGATATGGTTCAGAACTTATGTTTTAAATTTCCATTAATTCCGCTATTTGGGGAGAATAAGGAAGAGTTGATTGAAAATTGGAAAAAGATTATTCTGAATGGCTATGATAAAATTTTCCCTGCGACTGGGAAAGAGATTACGGCACGAGATTTAATTAGGAGACTGGGAAAAGATGAGAAAAATAGAATTTAA
- a CDS encoding B12-binding domain-containing radical SAM protein: protein MKITFILPAIGKKKGQKYIKTWKNMEPLMIAVLKSLTPEDVETNFMDDRNEFINYKENTDLVVISVETYTAKRAYEIAKKFQKRGIKVLAGGYHPTVEPDECLEHFDSIILGNAESVWTKMLNDLRKNKLEKRYYGVTTSFAMPDRSIYKDRKYSPLALIETGRGCNFACDFCAIHSYYEKKYFRRPIEEIVQDIKNSGKKYVFFIDDNFVADHKHAIEICKAIAPLNIKWVTQGAITIAKNDELLYWMKKSGCKMILIGYESMNPNILKDMGKGWRSGVGEINELTEKIHSYGIGIYATFVFGYGNDTKETFDETVKFAKKHGFYFAAFNHLVPFPKTGIYRKLKEEKRLLSEKWWLDEKYPYGRISFLPSDQTPDELSKKCANARKSFFGWRSILKRGFMQLKRSHDLGMFAIFFAQNFNLKKEVMGKYDLPYAQNLDEAPK, encoded by the coding sequence GTGAAAATAACATTTATACTGCCAGCCATTGGAAAGAAAAAAGGGCAGAAATATATAAAAACATGGAAAAATATGGAGCCGCTTATGATTGCAGTTTTAAAATCTTTAACTCCTGAGGATGTTGAAACGAATTTTATGGATGACAGGAACGAGTTTATAAATTATAAGGAAAATACAGATCTGGTTGTGATTTCTGTGGAAACTTATACTGCCAAAAGGGCTTACGAAATAGCAAAAAAATTTCAGAAAAGAGGAATAAAGGTACTTGCAGGGGGGTATCATCCAACTGTAGAGCCTGACGAGTGTCTGGAACATTTTGATTCGATTATTTTGGGGAATGCAGAAAGCGTGTGGACAAAGATGTTGAACGATTTGAGAAAGAATAAGCTGGAAAAACGGTATTATGGGGTAACTACGTCTTTTGCAATGCCTGACAGGAGTATTTACAAGGATAGGAAATATTCACCGCTTGCATTAATTGAAACTGGGCGTGGGTGCAATTTTGCGTGTGATTTCTGTGCGATTCATTCTTATTATGAGAAAAAGTACTTTAGACGTCCTATTGAGGAAATTGTGCAGGATATAAAAAATTCTGGGAAGAAGTATGTTTTTTTTATTGATGATAATTTTGTGGCGGATCATAAACATGCGATTGAGATTTGCAAGGCGATTGCTCCATTAAATATAAAATGGGTAACGCAAGGGGCTATTACCATTGCGAAAAATGATGAACTGCTTTACTGGATGAAAAAAAGCGGATGCAAAATGATTTTGATTGGATATGAGTCGATGAATCCAAATATTTTAAAGGATATGGGGAAAGGCTGGAGAAGTGGCGTTGGGGAAATAAATGAACTGACGGAAAAAATTCATAGTTATGGAATCGGAATTTATGCTACTTTTGTATTTGGTTATGGAAATGATACGAAGGAAACTTTTGATGAAACGGTAAAATTTGCCAAAAAACATGGATTTTACTTTGCGGCCTTTAACCATCTCGTACCATTCCCAAAAACAGGCATTTACAGAAAACTAAAGGAAGAAAAGCGGCTTCTTAGTGAAAAATGGTGGCTGGATGAAAAATACCCATACGGACGAATTTCCTTTCTTCCAAGTGATCAGACTCCCGATGAACTTTCCAAAAAATGTGCCAATGCAAGAAAAAGTTTTTTTGGATGGCGTTCAATACTTAAAAGAGGATTTATGCAGTTAAAACGGAGCCATGATTTGGGAATGTTTGCAATATTTTTTGCGCAAAACTTTAATTTGAAAAAAGAAGTTATGGGGAAATATGATTTACCGTATGCACAAAACTTGGATGAAGCTCCAAAATAA
- a CDS encoding B12-binding domain-containing radical SAM protein, with amino-acid sequence MKIAFLRPNMGGKRSNDAIEPLAFAVLSGLTDKTKHELMLFDDRIEDIPMDLEVDLIVISTFTMTARRAYELAKNYRKRGVYVMIGGYHASLMPDEVQEHADTVCVGSGEVTWNEFLNDLENGVPKKRYECRKLPDINNVVYDRSIYKGKKYSFVVPVQFGRGCMHQCEFCTIGAVHKGDFQHRDVENVINEVKEIFRTNKRAKIVYFVDDNIFANKKKALKLFEELKKLKIKWACQGSIDIARDEKLIKLMSEAGCIEMLLGFENINIKNIKKMKKVANYKFDYEKIIDIYKKYRILVHASYVIGYDYDDKNCFDEILEFSKKHKFFLAGFNPALPIPGTPFYERLKKEGRLLYERWWLDENFRYGKACFEPYNMTIEEFEAGILKCKVEYNRHSSIWKRLFDGAANFKHALVFLAVNYINRKEVYNKKGIKL; translated from the coding sequence ATGAAAATAGCTTTTTTACGTCCTAATATGGGGGGAAAACGTTCCAATGATGCGATAGAGCCGCTTGCTTTTGCGGTGCTTTCGGGGCTTACGGATAAGACTAAACATGAGCTTATGCTGTTTGATGATAGGATTGAGGATATTCCGATGGATCTTGAGGTTGATTTAATTGTAATTTCTACGTTTACGATGACGGCTAGACGGGCTTATGAACTAGCAAAAAATTATAGGAAACGTGGGGTTTATGTGATGATTGGAGGGTATCACGCCTCGCTTATGCCTGATGAAGTGCAGGAACATGCAGATACGGTTTGTGTGGGAAGTGGAGAAGTTACTTGGAATGAATTTTTGAATGATTTGGAAAATGGGGTGCCGAAAAAGAGGTATGAATGTAGAAAATTGCCGGATATTAATAATGTTGTTTATGATAGGAGCATTTACAAGGGGAAAAAATATTCTTTTGTCGTGCCAGTTCAGTTTGGGCGAGGCTGTATGCATCAATGTGAATTTTGCACGATTGGGGCAGTTCACAAAGGAGATTTTCAACATAGGGATGTTGAGAATGTGATAAATGAGGTAAAGGAAATTTTTAGAACGAATAAAAGGGCGAAAATTGTTTATTTTGTGGATGATAATATTTTTGCCAATAAGAAAAAAGCTCTAAAACTGTTTGAAGAATTGAAAAAACTGAAAATAAAATGGGCTTGTCAAGGCAGCATCGATATTGCAAGAGATGAGAAATTGATAAAATTGATGTCAGAAGCAGGGTGTATTGAAATGCTTCTAGGATTTGAGAATATAAATATAAAAAATATTAAGAAGATGAAAAAGGTTGCAAATTATAAGTTTGACTATGAAAAAATCATTGATATTTATAAAAAATACAGGATACTTGTACACGCAAGCTATGTAATCGGATATGATTATGATGATAAAAACTGCTTTGATGAAATTTTGGAATTTTCTAAAAAGCATAAATTTTTCCTTGCAGGCTTTAACCCGGCATTGCCAATACCAGGAACTCCTTTTTATGAAAGATTAAAAAAAGAAGGAAGACTTCTTTATGAAAGATGGTGGCTGGATGAGAACTTTCGTTATGGGAAAGCGTGCTTTGAGCCATATAATATGACGATCGAGGAATTTGAGGCGGGAATTTTGAAGTGCAAGGTGGAATACAACAGACATTCGAGTATCTGGAAAAGGCTGTTTGACGGTGCTGCCAATTTTAAACATGCCCTTGTATTTCTTGCTGTAAATTATATCAATCGAAAAGAAGTTTATAACAAAAAAGGAATAAAATTATGA
- a CDS encoding GH3 auxin-responsive promoter family protein translates to MKKFGKKSKFYEVKNLKYVILNRLFIFFCKKSYKDFVSNIKSKSKIRQTQVKILLEILKTNKNTEYLKTFETESQILNAENEKELIEKFQNKIPIVNYEDIKEFVEKEKSGENNVLLSDKIKLFELTSGSTSDVKYIPYTEKFLKSYMNGVFAWIYNLYQNNKRLFFGSSYWSVSPILKREVVTSGGIRVGIEDDTSYFDKVSGFFLNKLFTVPKEIKNIQNMEDFLLITAVFLLLSEHLTMISVWSPSFLMILLDFIEKNHKVICQIVKSEDLDAEFFADKNLENKKYFQIIKKKYRKLWKKNRSKFLINYFEKYEKNILSKNDKTQNLEITEKNNENEIIAENKNLETKLGNKIVENFVDYSVIWEKLSLVSCWADSDSYEIFMKLKEKLNPNKKNMNLKFQGKGLMSTECIVSFPLENVKNGSAIAYNSFFYEFIQVSDDKLENRSPKLLDELELGERYCVVVTTNAGLYRYNTNDIVEVTGFYHKIPIVKFVGRINNFSDIVGEKLKNSFVEKQVLTTLEENNIKREFLLFAPVKNETGEIFYTLFLEIKKDGRKFNWKQIENKINSSLCKAFHYEYAYKLGQLRKVRVFLIEKDGLKTYTAEKSKKQKIGDIKYRLLDKNFGWENKFAGGFGE, encoded by the coding sequence ATGAAAAAATTCGGTAAAAAAAGTAAATTTTATGAAGTAAAAAATTTAAAATATGTGATTTTAAACAGATTATTCATATTTTTTTGTAAAAAATCCTACAAAGATTTTGTTTCCAATATAAAAAGTAAAAGTAAAATTCGGCAAACGCAAGTAAAAATACTTTTGGAAATATTGAAAACTAATAAAAATACAGAATATTTAAAAACTTTTGAAACAGAAAGCCAAATTTTAAATGCAGAAAATGAAAAAGAATTAATAGAAAAATTTCAGAATAAAATTCCGATTGTGAATTATGAGGATATTAAGGAGTTTGTGGAAAAGGAGAAAAGTGGGGAAAACAATGTTCTTTTGAGTGATAAAATTAAGCTATTTGAACTTACGAGCGGGAGCACATCCGATGTGAAATATATTCCATACACCGAGAAATTTTTGAAAAGCTATATGAATGGCGTTTTTGCATGGATTTACAATTTATATCAAAATAATAAAAGACTTTTTTTTGGAAGTTCCTACTGGTCTGTTTCTCCCATTTTAAAGCGAGAAGTTGTAACTAGCGGAGGAATCCGTGTGGGAATCGAAGATGATACTTCGTATTTTGATAAAGTTTCTGGATTTTTTTTAAATAAACTGTTTACAGTTCCGAAAGAGATAAAAAATATTCAGAATATGGAGGATTTTTTGCTGATTACAGCGGTGTTTCTGCTTTTGTCAGAACATCTTACGATGATTTCTGTCTGGAGTCCATCGTTTCTTATGATTTTGCTTGATTTTATTGAAAAAAATCATAAAGTGATTTGTCAAATTGTAAAAAGTGAGGATTTAGATGCTGAGTTTTTTGCCGATAAAAATTTGGAAAATAAAAAGTATTTTCAGATTATTAAGAAAAAGTATAGGAAATTGTGGAAAAAAAATAGAAGTAAATTTTTGATAAATTATTTTGAGAAATATGAAAAAAATATTTTGAGTAAAAATGATAAAACTCAGAATTTAGAAATTACGGAAAAAAATAACGAGAATGAAATTATAGCTGAAAATAAGAATTTGGAAACTAAATTAGGAAATAAAATTGTGGAAAACTTTGTGGATTACTCTGTGATTTGGGAAAAGCTTTCGCTTGTGAGCTGCTGGGCGGATAGTGATTCCTATGAAATTTTTATGAAATTGAAGGAAAAACTGAATCCCAATAAAAAAAACATGAATTTGAAATTTCAGGGAAAAGGGCTTATGTCAACAGAATGCATCGTAAGTTTTCCGCTGGAAAATGTGAAAAATGGGAGCGCTATTGCCTATAACTCGTTTTTTTATGAATTTATTCAGGTTTCTGATGATAAGCTGGAAAACAGGAGTCCAAAACTTTTGGATGAATTGGAGCTGGGAGAGCGTTATTGCGTTGTTGTTACGACAAATGCTGGGCTTTACAGATATAATACGAATGATATTGTGGAAGTTACAGGATTTTATCATAAAATTCCGATTGTAAAGTTTGTTGGTAGAATAAATAATTTTTCTGACATTGTGGGGGAAAAATTAAAAAATTCGTTTGTGGAAAAGCAGGTTTTAACAACATTGGAAGAAAATAATATAAAGAGGGAATTTTTACTGTTTGCACCAGTAAAAAATGAAACAGGGGAAATTTTTTATACTTTATTTTTAGAAATAAAAAAAGATGGCAGAAAATTTAATTGGAAACAAATTGAAAATAAAATTAACAGCAGTTTATGCAAAGCATTTCATTATGAATATGCGTATAAATTGGGGCAGTTGAGAAAAGTAAGAGTATTTTTAATAGAAAAGGATGGATTAAAGACTTATACGGCTGAAAAATCGAAAAAGCAGAAAATAGGCGATATAAAATATCGGCTGCTAGATAAAAATTTTGGCTGGGAAAATAAATTTGCAGGAGGATTTGGAGAATGA
- a CDS encoding B12-binding domain-containing radical SAM protein: MKVALLAPAGAMYRFNGTFKKAIHYAPLTLSTLAAYIPEDIEVVIHDETIEKIPLELDADIVVMTSITGTSERVYKYARYFKSKGKKVILGGPHPTLCPEEAIQHCDSVVIGRSEWLFTEIMEDARNNSLKKFYVQKENSLENLKLPKRELLKKERYISINSIEATKGCSFDCSFCVGKALYPKLLKRPINEIIAEIETFKKKEVLFIDLNLIADKNYAKKLFIELTPLKKWWFGLATSNLVHDDEMIRLMAKSGCKGLLIGFEAVSKESLRAMNKGVNVMADYHLLMKKLHHYDIAVNGTFTFGADDDDKDIFKRTVEEVIKMKVDLPRYSILTPFPKTKLYNDLEKQGRIFEKNWTMYDVQHAVFHPKKMTAQELQEGGIYAWRETYKVSSIFKRIARFSVIAPIMLNTNLGYRHYADKLEEFTFEKMTDNSDIPNVD, encoded by the coding sequence ATGAAAGTGGCATTACTGGCACCAGCAGGGGCAATGTACAGATTTAATGGAACATTTAAGAAGGCGATTCACTATGCACCGCTCACATTATCGACACTTGCGGCGTATATTCCAGAAGACATCGAAGTTGTAATTCATGATGAAACGATTGAAAAAATACCGCTTGAACTGGATGCGGATATTGTTGTTATGACTTCTATTACGGGAACCTCGGAAAGAGTGTATAAATACGCAAGATACTTTAAAAGCAAAGGAAAAAAAGTAATTTTGGGCGGACCTCATCCTACGCTTTGTCCAGAAGAGGCGATACAACATTGTGATTCTGTTGTAATTGGGCGTTCTGAATGGCTTTTTACGGAAATAATGGAAGATGCGAGAAATAACAGTTTAAAGAAATTTTATGTGCAGAAGGAAAATAGCCTGGAAAATTTGAAATTACCAAAAAGGGAACTTTTGAAAAAGGAAAGATATATTTCCATAAATAGCATTGAAGCTACAAAAGGATGTTCTTTCGACTGTTCCTTCTGCGTTGGGAAGGCTTTATACCCCAAATTACTGAAAAGACCAATTAATGAAATTATTGCGGAAATTGAGACTTTTAAGAAAAAAGAAGTTTTGTTTATAGATTTAAATTTGATTGCTGACAAAAATTATGCTAAAAAACTGTTTATTGAATTGACACCTCTCAAAAAATGGTGGTTTGGGCTGGCAACTTCCAACCTTGTTCACGATGACGAAATGATAAGGTTAATGGCAAAAAGTGGCTGTAAAGGCTTGCTTATTGGATTTGAAGCTGTCTCGAAAGAATCGCTGCGGGCTATGAATAAAGGGGTAAATGTTATGGCTGATTACCATTTGCTTATGAAAAAGCTGCATCATTATGATATTGCTGTAAACGGAACTTTTACATTCGGTGCAGATGACGATGATAAGGATATATTCAAGCGAACGGTGGAGGAAGTAATAAAAATGAAAGTTGACTTGCCAAGATACTCTATATTAACTCCATTTCCTAAAACAAAACTTTACAATGATTTGGAGAAGCAAGGCAGAATTTTTGAAAAAAACTGGACAATGTACGATGTTCAGCACGCTGTATTTCATCCAAAAAAAATGACAGCACAGGAACTTCAGGAAGGTGGAATTTACGCTTGGAGGGAAACTTATAAAGTAAGCTCAATTTTTAAAAGAATCGCAAGATTCAGCGTTATTGCACCAATTATGCTTAATACTAACTTGGGGTATAGGCATTATGCCGATAAATTGGAGGAATTTACTTTTGAAAAAATGACAGATAATTCTGATATTCCAAATGTAGATTAA